A portion of the Trichoplusia ni isolate ovarian cell line Hi5 chromosome 12, tn1, whole genome shotgun sequence genome contains these proteins:
- the LOC113499677 gene encoding UDP-glucuronosyltransferase 2B18-like, producing the protein MRALVYLVLSYICIANEAAKILVVVPTPSISHQVVFRPLTQELVKRGHDVTVITTDPIYSEGTAPANLTEIDLHDISYNIFRQEMAKMPKGNKDVMLLQTEIYFKICVSVFREQLKDKSVQQLIKNKNLKFDLLILEATFRQALVFSHIFKAPVIQMSSLGGVFDNFVTIGAPTHPILYPTIIRQKLNNLTMWEKVTELYNHYMSERIFQNNANLENELIREHFGPEVPTVTELYDNVDMLFLNVYPVFEGIRPVPPSVIYTGGLHQNPEKELPKDLKSYLDSSKNGVIYISFGTNTDPTLLSPERIQVLLKAFAQLSYDVLWKWNGDELPGRTENIRISKWLPQSDLLRHPKIKVFVTQGGLQSTDEAITAGVPLIGIPMVGDQWFNVEKYVQHNIGVRLDFEDLTADTFKNTLLKVIEDDSYRRNIIKLRSLMRDEVQTPLERAVWWTEYVLRHGGAKHLRSPAANISWAEYLELELVLTILAALLTAISLVLSAIYLLYKYFVRNYVAVMKIKSS; encoded by the exons TGCATTGCAAATGAAGCAGCAAAGATATTGGTAGTGGTTCCAACGCCTTCTATCAGCCATCAAGTAGTGTTTCGACCTCTGACTCAGGAACTAGTTAAGAGAGGACACGATGTCACCGTCATCACAACGGATCCCATCTACTCAGAGGGAACAGCCCCTGCTAACCTGACAGAAATTGACCTTCATGATATATCGTATAATATATTCAGACAAGAAATGGCTAAAATGCCAAAAGGAAACAAGGATGTCATGCTTCTTCAAACggagatttattttaaaatctgtgtTTCAGTTTTTCGTGaacaattaaaagataaaagtgTGCAGCAACTCATTaagaacaaaaatctaaaatttgatttattgatCTTAGAAGCAACTTTTAGACAAGCGTTAGTGTTTTCGCACATATTCAAAGCTCCAGTTATACAAATGAGTTCTCTAGGGGGTGTTTTTGACAATTTCGTCACGATAGGAGCTCCGACACATCCCATTCTGTACCCAACAATAATTCGGCAAAAACTGAACAATCTTACAATGTGGGAGAAAGTAACGGAACTGTATAATCATTATATGTCGGAAaggatatttcaaaataatgcgAATCTAGAGAATGAACTTATTCGAGAACATTTTGGGCCTGAAGTACCCACAGTGACGGAACTGTATGATAATGTAGACATGCTGTTCTTGAATGTGTATCCAGTGTTTGAAGGTATTCGACCAGTTCCTCCATCTGTCATCTACACGGGTGGTCTGCATCAAAACCCGGAGAAGGAATTACCTAag GATCTTAAGTCTTATTTAGATTCTTCTAAAAATGGTGTAatttacattagttttggaaCAAATACGGATCCTACTCTACTATCCCCTGAGCGCATTCAAGTTCTATTGAAAGCATTCGCTCAGTTATCATACGATGTGCTATGGAAGTGGAACGGAGACGAGCTGCCTGGACGTACTGAGAACATAAGAATCTCAAAGTGGTTACCGCAGTCGGATCTACTTA GACATCCCAAAATAAAAGTGTTCGTAACACAGGGTGGTCTACAATCCACAGATGAAGCAATCACTGCTGGAGTTCCATTGATTGGAATACCTATGGTGGGCGATCAGTGGTTTAACGTAGAAAAATACGTACAACACAATATTGGTGTACGCTTGGACTTTGAAGATCTCACAGCGGAtacctttaaaaatactttactgaAAGTTATCGAAGATGATAG ctatCGACGAAACATAATCAAACTACGCAGTCTTATGCGTGACGAGGTGCAGACTCCACTGGAGCGCGCCGTGTGGTGGACGGAGTACGTGCTGCGGCACGGCGGCGCGAAGCACctgcgctcgcccgccgccaaCATCTCGTGGGCGGAGTACCTAGAACTGGAACTGGTGCTCAC